CTTTACCACGATGACGAACGCATTCGAAAACTACATCGAGCGTCTGCCGACGGAATCTAAGCTAAAGATCCTGCGACTTCATCCGGATCTTGCCGGCAAGCTGTTGGACACCAACCAGCTCACCAAGGAGTCCTCGAGCGAACAAAACGCGGCCGGTTTAGACAGTTTGTCGGTGGAAGAAAAGACAAAGCTGACGGAATATA
This region of Anopheles cruzii unplaced genomic scaffold, idAnoCruzAS_RS32_06 scaffold03365_ctg1, whole genome shotgun sequence genomic DNA includes:
- the LOC128277000 gene encoding 2-oxo-4-hydroxy-4-carboxy-5-ureidoimidazoline decarboxylase-like: MFLRFFRTTRLTLEQLNALAPVEFHKAFENVIECWPEAAVFCSALLPFKSFTTMTNAFENYIERLPTESKLKILRLHPDLAGKLLDTNQLTKESSSEQNAAGLDSLSVEEKTKLTEYNER